In one window of Verrucomicrobiota bacterium DNA:
- a CDS encoding YfhO family protein, with translation MANDAMDGSAWFNPRRFALLLGVLLFATFPGVVLGTGAFFYRDYGFLGYPFVFYARECFWNGELPLWNPYVNCGAPFLAQWNTLALYPGSLIYLLLPLPWGLGVFCLAHWMLGGLGMHALAHRWTGSSFAAGVAGVAFVFGGTSLTSHIYPNYLVTFGWMPWVVLLVQRAGAEGGRNVVLAALAGAMQMMSGAPELILMTWGLCAALAGTTDDGSRVNKRQVAGRFLATVALVAGLCAVILMPFFQLLSVSQRARGFGGGEFGAGFWSLPAWGWANFIVPLFHCFKTPQGIYVQAGQSFLPSYYAGLGVLALAALAVWRMRDRRVWVLAAATALAVLMAMGTNGFLYPVIAMLAPVEFMRFPVKFILLTAFTLPLMAAFACGEGPGSKFKVQRAGTFAVLAAAVVGVVLLWAKHSALPTDDVQSTAVNAVVRVVLFALVLAVARLVAGQSREPMKLALQLGVLALFWLDLVTHSPRQNPTIPADVFGPGLAQAYHKLDPAPRVGEGRAMLSPRAELDLHTRMLPDFKNDFLAQRVALWGNLNHLDHLPKVNGATTLVSRESAEVNRLLYGSTNEFPRLMDFLGVSHVTAPGEVMKFVPRASPRLWVSIGQRPVFADAEATSRALGSKQFQPDVEVLLPAEAAAVVKATDTSRAKILDARFTQRRVEVTVETAGAAMLVVAQTWYPGWTATVDGQATRVWRANHAFQAIELPAGAKRVVLEYREPRLAAGAALSGLALLVCAWIWRGTKRGLPQAA, from the coding sequence ATGGCCAATGACGCAATGGACGGTTCCGCCTGGTTTAATCCGCGCCGCTTCGCGCTCCTTCTCGGCGTGCTGTTGTTCGCCACGTTTCCCGGCGTGGTGCTCGGGACGGGCGCGTTTTTCTACCGCGACTACGGGTTCCTCGGCTATCCGTTCGTGTTCTACGCGCGCGAGTGCTTCTGGAATGGCGAGCTGCCACTGTGGAATCCCTACGTGAACTGCGGCGCGCCGTTCCTCGCGCAATGGAACACGCTCGCGCTGTATCCGGGCTCGCTGATCTACCTGCTGCTGCCGCTGCCGTGGGGGCTGGGCGTGTTCTGCCTCGCGCACTGGATGCTCGGCGGCCTTGGCATGCACGCGCTGGCGCATCGCTGGACGGGTTCGTCCTTCGCCGCGGGCGTCGCGGGCGTGGCGTTCGTGTTCGGCGGCACGTCGCTGACAAGCCACATCTATCCGAACTACCTCGTCACGTTCGGCTGGATGCCGTGGGTGGTGCTGCTCGTGCAACGCGCGGGCGCGGAAGGCGGCCGGAACGTCGTCCTTGCCGCGCTCGCCGGCGCGATGCAGATGATGTCGGGCGCGCCGGAACTCATTCTCATGACTTGGGGGCTGTGCGCGGCGCTTGCTGGAACTACGGATGACGGGTCACGGGTCAATAAGCGGCAGGTCGCCGGCCGGTTTCTCGCGACCGTCGCGTTGGTGGCCGGTTTGTGCGCGGTGATCTTGATGCCATTTTTCCAACTGCTGTCCGTCTCACAACGGGCGAGGGGCTTTGGCGGCGGAGAGTTTGGCGCGGGCTTCTGGTCGCTGCCGGCGTGGGGCTGGGCGAACTTCATCGTGCCGCTGTTCCACTGCTTCAAGACGCCGCAGGGCATCTACGTGCAGGCGGGACAATCGTTCCTGCCGAGCTACTACGCGGGGCTGGGCGTGCTCGCACTCGCGGCGCTGGCCGTGTGGCGCATGCGCGACCGGCGCGTGTGGGTGCTCGCGGCGGCGACGGCGCTCGCGGTGCTGATGGCGATGGGGACGAACGGGTTTCTTTATCCGGTAATTGCGATGCTGGCGCCCGTCGAGTTCATGCGCTTCCCGGTGAAGTTCATCTTGCTGACGGCGTTCACGCTGCCGCTGATGGCGGCGTTCGCTTGTGGCGAAGGTCCAGGTTCGAAGTTCAAGGTTCAACGTGCGGGCACTTTCGCAGTGCTTGCGGCTGCGGTGGTCGGAGTCGTGTTGTTGTGGGCGAAGCACTCGGCACTGCCGACGGATGACGTTCAATCGACGGCGGTGAATGCCGTGGTCCGGGTTGTCTTGTTCGCGCTCGTGCTGGCAGTGGCGCGGCTGGTCGCCGGCCAGTCGCGAGAGCCCATGAAGTTGGCGCTCCAGCTTGGCGTGCTCGCTCTGTTCTGGCTCGACCTCGTTACGCACAGCCCGCGACAGAATCCGACCATCCCGGCGGACGTCTTCGGGCCGGGGCTGGCGCAGGCGTATCACAAGCTCGACCCGGCACCCCGCGTGGGCGAGGGGCGCGCGATGCTCTCGCCGCGCGCGGAGCTCGACCTGCACACGCGCATGTTGCCGGACTTTAAGAACGACTTCCTAGCCCAGCGCGTCGCGCTTTGGGGCAACCTGAACCACCTCGACCACCTGCCAAAGGTGAACGGCGCGACCACGCTCGTGTCCCGCGAGTCGGCGGAGGTGAACCGGTTGCTCTACGGCTCGACGAACGAGTTCCCGCGGTTGATGGACTTCCTCGGCGTGTCGCATGTGACGGCGCCGGGCGAAGTGATGAAGTTCGTGCCGCGTGCCAGCCCGCGTCTGTGGGTGAGCATCGGCCAGCGGCCGGTGTTCGCCGATGCCGAGGCCACATCGCGCGCGCTGGGCTCAAAGCAGTTTCAGCCCGACGTTGAAGTTCTGCTCCCGGCGGAAGCCGCCGCCGTCGTGAAGGCGACGGACACTTCGCGTGCCAAGATTCTCGATGCCCGCTTCACGCAGCGGCGCGTGGAAGTAACGGTGGAGACCGCGGGCGCGGCGATGCTCGTCGTCGCGCAAACGTGGTATCCCGGCTGGACCGCCACCGTGGATGGCCAAGCCACGCGCGTGTGGCGGGCGAACCACGCGTTCCAAGCCATCGAGCTGCCCGCGGGGGCAAAGCGCGTGGTGCTGGAGTATCGCGAGCCGCGACTCGCGGCGGGCGCTGCGCTAAGCGGGCTCGCGCTGCTCGTGTGCGCCTGGATTTGGCGCGGCACGAAGCGCGGGTTGCCGCAGGCGGCCTGA
- a CDS encoding type II secretion system protein, which yields MRLDLARHEARVAAGGLSIVAASALELHLFWDCIGRAASLASAPFTGPCRAVLRAGRGMTRTLTAPTMTANRTSSRADSAFTLIELLVVIAIIAILAGMLLPALAKAKDKAKQATCLNNAKQWGLAIQIYSGDYDDKIPRDGMGENGLYPGNVFAGPPAVNTGRPDDPAAWFNLLPRAGMNERPLSNYWVAPGSSVVSVNKANMPFPGNTHPKVWHCPGARFIGNDDASIALGGSGLNGFFSWTFNIDLKAIGPSAYPVMPRLPEIIHPTRTVLMYDTSFSPNEESNVPGTPNNFNSVNPANRYRSFANRHGKTGGNITFVDGHAELFKKSVITNGATMSGGTAALGEPTNGAPVIWNQAHRNRFP from the coding sequence GTGCGCCTGGATTTGGCGCGGCACGAAGCGCGGGTTGCCGCAGGCGGCCTGAGCATTGTGGCAGCTTCGGCACTTGAACTTCACCTGTTTTGGGATTGTATTGGGCGAGCAGCGTCGTTAGCGTCCGCTCCATTCACAGGACCGTGCCGAGCAGTGCTTCGCGCGGGCCGTGGCATGACCCGAACCTTGACCGCCCCGACCATGACTGCCAACCGAACTTCCAGCCGCGCCGACTCGGCGTTCACCCTGATCGAACTGCTCGTCGTCATCGCGATCATCGCGATTCTGGCGGGCATGCTCCTGCCCGCACTCGCGAAGGCGAAGGACAAGGCGAAGCAAGCCACCTGCCTCAACAACGCGAAGCAGTGGGGTCTGGCCATTCAGATCTACTCCGGCGATTACGATGACAAGATTCCGCGGGACGGCATGGGCGAGAACGGGCTCTATCCTGGAAATGTGTTCGCCGGGCCACCGGCCGTGAACACCGGCCGCCCTGATGATCCTGCGGCGTGGTTCAACCTCCTGCCCCGCGCCGGGATGAATGAGCGTCCGCTTTCCAATTATTGGGTTGCGCCAGGTTCCTCCGTCGTCTCCGTCAACAAGGCGAACATGCCGTTTCCAGGCAACACACATCCGAAGGTCTGGCACTGCCCGGGCGCGCGTTTCATCGGGAATGACGATGCATCCATCGCCCTGGGCGGCAGCGGGCTGAATGGTTTCTTCAGTTGGACGTTCAACATCGACCTCAAGGCGATCGGACCATCCGCCTATCCGGTCATGCCGCGTTTGCCGGAAATCATCCATCCAACCAGAACGGTTCTGATGTATGACACGTCATTCAGTCCGAACGAAGAGTCGAACGTGCCCGGCACGCCGAACAACTTCAATTCCGTCAACCCGGCGAATCGCTACCGCAGCTTCGCCAACCGCCACGGAAAGACTGGCGGCAACATCACGTTCGTGGACGGCCATGCCGAACTCTTCAAGAAGTCCGTCATCACCAACGGCGCCACGATGTCCGGAGGGACGGCGGCTTTGGGCGAACCGACCAACGGCGCGCCTGTCATTTGGAATCAGGCTCATCGCAATCGGTTCCCGTAA